A genomic region of Oncorhynchus mykiss isolate Arlee chromosome 2, USDA_OmykA_1.1, whole genome shotgun sequence contains the following coding sequences:
- the c2h15orf61 gene encoding uncharacterized protein C15orf61 homolog produces the protein MIHSMKEVLRRIHNIFLKVALFPSALRRKGRPRPAASEVLTCHLLQRNLPPWTSFCVRYSVVNNDQFGRSNFNWTVQGANYQILRTGCFPFIKYHCSKAPAQNLDYEDTFFSMLKVINLGIPCFAYGMGCLMVITATETVQTSAGPVTVYFAFKEKDTHY, from the exons ATGATCCATAGCATGAAAGAAGTACTCCGGCGGATACACAACATATTCCTCAAAGTCGCTCTGTTTCCGAGCGCACTGCGGAGGAAAGGACGGCCGCGTCCCGCAGCTTCGGAGGTGTTGACATGTCACCTGCTACAGCGGAACCTCCCTCCCTGGACCTCCTTCTGTGTCCGCTACAGCGTCGTCAATAACGACCAGTTCGGGAGGTCCAACTTCAACTGGACGGTACAGGGAGCCAATTACCAGATACTGAGGACGGGGTGTTTCCCCTTTATCAAGTACCACTGTTCCAAAGCACCAGCACAGAACTTAGACTACGAAGACACGTTTTTCAGCATGTTAAAAGTCATCAATCTAG GTATCCCGTGTTTCGCCTATGGCATGGGCTGTCTGATGGTAATAACAGCTACAGAGACTGTACAGACTAGTGCTGGACCTGTCACTGTATATTTTGCCTTcaaagagaaagacacacactATTAA